One genomic window of Magnolia sinica isolate HGM2019 chromosome 3, MsV1, whole genome shotgun sequence includes the following:
- the LOC131240724 gene encoding cucurbitadienol synthase-like: MEIASLKNATLESKICGSTTFIWISSSSCFSKVLEDCPSDLSFWYCHISKGAWPFSTRDHGWPISDYTAEGLKEYLSNPVQVKVGKVSSPTANVSQILEKVTESEKVSLSGNLCEK, from the exons AGTAAGATATGTGGGTCCACTACATTCATCTGGATTTCCTCCTCTTCATGCTTCTCAAAG GTTTTGGAAGACTGCCCTAGTGATCTTAGTTTTTGGTATTGTCACATTTCTAAAGGTGCATGGCCTTTCTCAACTAGAgatcatggatggcccatatcagaTTACACTGCAGAAGGTTTAAAG GAGTATCTAAGCAATCCTGTGCAAGTAAAGGTGGGAAAAGTAAGTAGCCCGACAGCAAACGTATCTCAGATTTTAGAGAAGGTTACTGAAAGCGAGAAGGTTAGCTTATCTGGAAACTTATGTGAAAAGTAA